In a genomic window of Dyadobacter fermentans DSM 18053:
- a CDS encoding SusC/RagA family TonB-linked outer membrane protein: MNIQVKGTTTGASTDADGNYTVSAAPGSSLIFSFIGYQSQEIPIGNSSEVNVTLKADVAVLQEVLVTGYGVQSRETLTTSISKLDTKVLENVPFANAASALQGTVSGVRVQSTSGQPGAAPRVIVRGGTSINNPNGASPLYIIDGVIRTDMNDINSDDIASMQVLKDAASTAIYGARGSNGVVIITTKTGKSGQTRVSYSYDMTTSKPGKMFELANARDYLTINRLGVFGDAKFGDYTSRLTLPMGYGTGNDLTNNTAFTTQYLTPANEHKLQEGWQSMPDPADPTKTLIFQDTDFQALNYQTGISHNHNLSVSGGTEKGSFNAGVGYMTADGTVITTKYDRLSFNLNGDIQVKKNLTVFSKVIFSRSSTNTPYGSTAVTFYRNAGLAPTAKYRFEDGTLAPGTNNGIGNPEYQMNTRKAENSNEKLTVTLGSRWNILPGLSFEPQVSLYNVNGDGYTFQPGFWNGPVAFVDARAASATSSRWRQTQADGVFAYTKSFKDHNLDARAGISYFGRTTSSLSASGRGASTDLIPTLNASAEATAVSSSISEQRILGYFASANYNYQMKYLLSLNMRYDGASNLGESHKWGFFPGVSLGWNMHKEDFWAGISRGVSQMKLRGSYGENGNISGLGDFTAQGAYGVGSRYGGAAAIQNTVIPNKDLKWEQSRTFDIGADLGFLDNRLTLIVDYYRRVTSNLLTSLPLPQSTGFASVLTNLGTLENKGFEIELGARVLSANSPLQWNVAFNASKTKNKVLKLPNNGVENNRVGGLLVWDDARQDYAWKGGIQEGHRLGEMYDRKQVRIYPTDEDAKNGPIASYIVGADKTQYGGDVEYYDADKNGIIDSRDKRYMGNAYPLWTGGFSNTLSYKSFNLYVRLDYTTGHTIFNWGRMFLDGNMYSDGNLTQRMVERSWKKQGDITDMPRSYWGGERVQRNLFDGVTTSGNSMYNESGDFLAIREVTLSYSVPSRILNKLKLASLRFNVTANNIHYFTKYLGLNPEEGGVDDGRYAMPKNIIFGANISF; the protein is encoded by the coding sequence GTGAATATTCAGGTGAAAGGGACCACTACCGGCGCAAGCACGGATGCGGACGGAAATTACACCGTAAGCGCCGCCCCCGGATCTTCCCTGATATTCTCTTTTATAGGTTACCAGAGTCAGGAAATACCGATAGGCAATAGCTCGGAGGTGAATGTGACATTGAAGGCAGACGTGGCGGTGTTGCAGGAAGTGCTGGTGACGGGATACGGTGTGCAGTCGAGGGAAACGCTCACCACGTCTATCTCAAAACTCGACACGAAGGTGCTTGAAAATGTTCCTTTTGCCAATGCCGCCTCGGCTTTGCAGGGAACCGTTTCCGGCGTGCGGGTCCAAAGTACGTCCGGCCAGCCCGGTGCGGCTCCGCGCGTGATCGTACGGGGCGGAACCTCTATCAATAATCCCAACGGGGCCAGTCCGCTATATATCATCGACGGGGTGATCCGGACTGATATGAATGATATTAATTCGGATGACATCGCTTCCATGCAGGTGTTAAAAGATGCGGCTTCCACCGCCATTTATGGGGCCAGGGGATCCAACGGGGTAGTTATCATCACCACCAAAACAGGCAAGTCCGGGCAGACGAGGGTCAGTTATTCTTATGACATGACTACATCCAAGCCTGGTAAAATGTTCGAGCTTGCCAATGCTCGGGATTATCTGACCATCAACAGGCTAGGGGTTTTTGGGGATGCGAAGTTCGGAGATTATACTTCAAGGCTGACCTTGCCTATGGGTTACGGAACAGGGAATGACCTGACCAATAACACCGCATTTACAACCCAATACCTGACGCCTGCGAACGAACATAAATTGCAGGAAGGCTGGCAGAGCATGCCGGATCCGGCGGATCCTACCAAAACACTGATCTTCCAGGACACCGATTTTCAAGCATTAAACTACCAGACGGGCATTTCCCATAACCATAACCTGTCCGTTTCCGGCGGTACTGAAAAAGGATCATTTAATGCAGGGGTAGGGTATATGACTGCCGACGGGACTGTAATTACCACGAAATATGACCGCCTCAGCTTTAATCTGAACGGGGATATCCAGGTAAAGAAAAACCTCACTGTGTTTTCAAAGGTGATTTTTTCAAGGTCTTCAACGAACACCCCCTACGGTTCCACCGCAGTTACTTTCTACCGAAACGCCGGCCTGGCGCCGACGGCCAAATACAGGTTTGAGGACGGTACTTTGGCTCCCGGTACCAACAATGGTATCGGAAACCCGGAATACCAGATGAATACCAGGAAGGCCGAGAACTCAAATGAAAAGCTGACGGTGACGCTGGGTTCGCGCTGGAATATCCTGCCGGGTTTATCGTTTGAACCGCAGGTATCACTCTACAATGTCAATGGAGACGGATATACGTTTCAGCCGGGATTCTGGAACGGGCCGGTTGCGTTTGTGGATGCACGTGCAGCCTCTGCTACCAGCAGCAGGTGGCGCCAAACCCAGGCGGACGGTGTTTTTGCATACACCAAGTCATTCAAGGACCATAACCTCGACGCAAGGGCAGGGATATCCTATTTCGGACGTACCACGTCCAGTCTGAGCGCCAGCGGCAGAGGGGCCTCGACCGACCTGATCCCGACCCTGAATGCTTCTGCAGAAGCAACCGCAGTCAGCAGTTCAATCAGCGAACAGCGTATACTGGGGTATTTCGCGAGTGCGAATTACAATTATCAGATGAAGTACCTGCTGAGCTTGAATATGCGCTACGATGGTGCTTCCAATTTGGGCGAGTCGCACAAGTGGGGCTTTTTCCCAGGGGTTTCCTTAGGCTGGAATATGCACAAGGAAGATTTTTGGGCCGGAATCTCCCGCGGCGTTTCTCAAATGAAACTGAGAGGGAGTTATGGTGAAAACGGAAATATCAGCGGATTGGGGGATTTTACAGCTCAGGGCGCTTACGGCGTGGGATCCAGATACGGAGGAGCTGCCGCAATCCAGAATACCGTGATTCCGAATAAGGATTTGAAATGGGAACAGTCCAGGACTTTCGACATAGGTGCGGACCTCGGTTTCCTGGACAACCGGCTTACCCTGATCGTGGACTATTACCGGCGCGTCACCAGCAACCTGCTGACAAGCCTTCCCTTGCCGCAGTCTACCGGGTTTGCCAGCGTGCTTACCAACCTGGGCACACTTGAAAACAAGGGTTTTGAGATTGAGCTCGGCGCGCGTGTACTTTCCGCTAATTCTCCCTTGCAGTGGAATGTGGCTTTCAATGCCTCCAAAACAAAGAATAAGGTTTTGAAATTGCCCAATAATGGGGTAGAAAACAACCGTGTCGGCGGTCTGCTGGTGTGGGACGATGCCCGGCAGGATTATGCCTGGAAAGGCGGAATTCAGGAGGGCCACAGGCTGGGGGAAATGTACGATAGAAAACAAGTGCGCATTTATCCCACCGATGAAGATGCGAAAAACGGTCCGATCGCTTCGTACATCGTAGGTGCGGATAAAACCCAGTACGGGGGAGACGTTGAATATTACGATGCGGACAAAAACGGCATTATCGATTCGAGGGACAAAAGGTATATGGGAAATGCCTATCCCCTGTGGACGGGAGGGTTCTCAAATACATTGAGCTACAAGAGTTTCAATTTGTATGTGCGGCTTGATTATACCACCGGCCACACGATCTTCAACTGGGGCAGGATGTTCCTGGACGGAAATATGTATTCCGACGGCAACCTGACTCAGCGAATGGTAGAGCGCTCCTGGAAAAAGCAGGGCGATATTACCGATATGCCCAGGTCGTATTGGGGCGGAGAGCGGGTTCAGCGTAACCTGTTCGATGGCGTCACCACCTCAGGCAACTCGATGTACAACGAGTCCGGCGACTTTCTGGCCATTCGGGAGGTGACGCTGAGCTACTCCGTACCGTCGCGGATATTGAACAAGCTGAAACTGGCCAGTTTGAGATTCAACGTAACCGCCAACAACATTCACTACTTCACCAAATACCTCGGCCTGAACCCGGAAGAGGGCGGCGTCGACGATGGCCGTTATGCAATGCCTAAAAACATCATTTTCGGAGCCAATATTTCATTTTGA
- a CDS encoding BspA family leucine-rich repeat surface protein produces MKKILLLMIGVFTAICGHAQINSTDFVATWNSLSNNRIFFPASGEYTVYYESLPAGRSGTLPATGTFTGPQTIIFPTAGTYRMAVKPTGAVPFHRIEFDLFSSPSTLLTIEQWGSTVWSSFENAFKDCNNLTAISATDAPVLSNVTNMSSAFSGCKLLASAPNIGNWNVSTVTKMNSMFQGSELFNEPLANWDVSSVTEMAAMFTSAQAFNQPIGNWDVSKVTTMSLMFAVASTFNQPLGGWDVSHVSAIDYMFFGTPFNQPISGWDVSSVNNMNSMFANSPFNQPLSDWDVSAVTSMRGLFSGTTLFNQPIGNWDVSAATDLAFMFSGARAFNQPIGNWDVSGVTKMEFMFNGAVSFNQPLDAWDVSKVANMQNIFNGASAFNQPLADWAINSVTNLTGALTGSSIDCDNYSTSLIGWAANSAIPSNLSLDATGRFYGPSATDARNALITKGWSITGDILDPTCAVLPVTLVFFTAEPTSGKTVEIAWQTAQETQNDRFVVERSKDLIVFENIAEVRDVGGNSNTIHTYRAVDTAPFAGSSYYRLVQYDLDGTRTISRIVPVVVRSQDYMLYPNPTKHLSFRISIDEPDTAHIRIHNTSGQEFAFRRQPEGTQTVLITPMSKLVSGTYLITVQERAHTRTFNLMVE; encoded by the coding sequence ATGAAGAAAATTCTCCTTTTGATGATTGGTGTGTTCACCGCCATTTGCGGTCACGCACAGATCAACAGCACGGATTTTGTCGCTACCTGGAATAGCCTGAGCAATAACCGGATATTTTTCCCCGCTTCCGGTGAATATACGGTGTACTACGAAAGCTTGCCGGCAGGAAGATCCGGCACGCTGCCGGCGACCGGCACGTTTACCGGCCCTCAAACCATTATATTCCCTACAGCGGGAACCTATCGTATGGCTGTCAAGCCAACCGGTGCCGTGCCTTTTCACAGGATTGAATTTGATCTATTCTCTTCCCCGTCAACCCTTTTAACGATCGAACAATGGGGAAGTACGGTCTGGTCATCTTTCGAAAATGCTTTTAAAGACTGCAATAACCTCACGGCTATATCTGCAACAGATGCGCCTGTGCTAAGCAACGTGACGAACATGTCTTCCGCTTTCAGTGGTTGTAAGCTGCTCGCCTCAGCTCCGAACATTGGTAATTGGAATGTCTCTACGGTGACCAAAATGAATTCGATGTTCCAAGGCTCGGAGCTTTTCAACGAGCCGCTGGCAAATTGGGACGTTTCCTCGGTAACAGAAATGGCTGCAATGTTTACGAGCGCCCAGGCATTTAATCAACCCATTGGCAATTGGGATGTCAGCAAGGTAACTACGATGTCGTTGATGTTTGCTGTTGCTTCAACTTTCAATCAGCCACTTGGCGGTTGGGATGTATCCCACGTGAGCGCGATCGATTATATGTTTTTTGGTACGCCGTTCAATCAACCGATTTCGGGATGGGATGTCTCATCTGTGAACAATATGAACTCGATGTTTGCGAACTCGCCGTTTAACCAACCTCTCTCGGACTGGGATGTATCCGCCGTTACCTCCATGCGCGGTCTGTTTTCGGGAACCACTTTATTTAATCAACCGATTGGAAACTGGGATGTCTCAGCGGCGACTGACTTAGCATTTATGTTTTCCGGAGCACGTGCTTTCAATCAACCGATTGGCAATTGGGATGTATCGGGGGTGACCAAGATGGAATTTATGTTTAACGGAGCTGTGTCTTTCAATCAACCTCTCGATGCCTGGGATGTTTCGAAAGTTGCAAACATGCAGAATATATTTAATGGGGCATCGGCGTTCAATCAACCACTTGCAGATTGGGCGATAAACTCGGTAACAAATTTGACCGGCGCATTGACCGGAAGCTCAATAGATTGCGACAATTACAGTACCAGCTTGATCGGGTGGGCGGCAAATAGTGCAATCCCGTCAAACCTTAGCCTTGACGCCACAGGCCGCTTCTACGGACCCTCCGCAACCGATGCGCGGAATGCGCTCATCACAAAAGGATGGTCAATTACCGGGGATATCCTCGACCCGACCTGTGCGGTGCTACCCGTAACGCTCGTTTTCTTCACCGCTGAACCAACCTCCGGCAAAACCGTCGAGATTGCCTGGCAGACCGCCCAGGAAACGCAAAATGACCGTTTCGTAGTTGAGCGAAGCAAGGATTTGATTGTTTTCGAAAACATCGCCGAGGTTCGGGACGTAGGCGGTAATTCCAACACTATACACACTTACAGGGCCGTCGATACCGCTCCTTTCGCCGGCTCGAGTTATTATCGGCTCGTGCAATATGATTTGGACGGTACCAGAACGATCTCTCGCATCGTACCGGTCGTAGTGCGTTCTCAGGACTACATGCTATATCCGAACCCGACCAAGCATCTTTCCTTTCGCATTAGCATTGACGAGCCGGATACAGCACATATTCGGATTCACAATACTTCCGGACAGGAATTTGCATTCAGACGTCAGCCGGAAGGTACGCAAACGGTGTTAATCACACCGATGTCAAAGCTAGTTTCGGGGACTTATCTCATCACCGTACAAGAGCGAGCACACACACGTACATTCAACTTAATGGTGGAGTAA
- a CDS encoding T9SS type A sorting domain-containing protein: protein MVFFEGERTPQKVIIFNLLGQKVLEENDITVSVDISSIRDGLYVVKIGEQATPLVIRR, encoded by the coding sequence GTGGTGTTTTTTGAAGGTGAGCGCACACCTCAGAAAGTGATCATCTTTAACTTGCTTGGACAAAAAGTATTGGAAGAAAATGACATAACTGTGTCAGTTGACATTAGCAGTATCAGAGACGGGCTTTACGTTGTTAAAATAGGTGAACAGGCTACGCCACTTGTCATTCGCAGATAA
- a CDS encoding NAD-dependent epimerase/dehydratase family protein, with translation MKIVIVGASGTIGKHVVDALKSEHEIITAGSKSGDYQVDMAIPDSIKAFFEQIGSFDALVCAAGDAHFGPLTSMTDQDFRKGVDGS, from the coding sequence ATGAAAATCGTTATCGTTGGAGCATCCGGCACAATCGGGAAGCATGTTGTGGACGCACTGAAAAGTGAGCACGAAATTATTACGGCCGGCTCCAAGTCCGGCGACTACCAGGTGGATATGGCCATCCCGGATTCGATCAAAGCTTTTTTTGAACAAATCGGTAGCTTCGACGCGCTGGTCTGTGCGGCCGGGGACGCGCATTTTGGTCCGCTCACCTCGATGACCGACCAGGATTTTCGAAAAGGCGTCGACGGCAGCTGA
- a CDS encoding TolC family protein, whose protein sequence is MKQFNITLILFVALTWAGCKVSKNVPLPDAVPGAFRSAAAGDSAGIGAIPFRTFITDPALLQLIDTALIKNYDMQIALQNIDAAEVLFKQARQGYLPELKAQLTANTSRPSDNSLNGFTLNQFLGTSHIEDYSTGMTAVWEADIWGKIRSRKAAALAGFLQTAEARKALQTQLVAQVAQGYYNVLMLDAQLEVARKNLMLNDSTLRTIQLQAVAGQVTSLAVQQAEAQRLTASQLIPQLEEQATLQENALHVLIGKMPQAINRKSRLQALTIPEELHAGFPSALLSRRSDIKSAELALNAANAKVGEAQASFYPSLVITAGGGINALKASNWFNIPASLFGLVAGSITQPVFQRGQLKANLEIAKIEREKTVIAFRQSVLRAVGEVSDELTKVEKLKAQYRAAAERTRVLETASRNANLPFNRGMANYLEVITAQGNLLQSELQPATIKTRQLNAVVGLYRSLGGGWK, encoded by the coding sequence ATGAAACAGTTTAATATAACTCTTATCCTGTTCGTCGCCCTGACATGGGCGGGATGCAAGGTTTCGAAAAACGTGCCGCTGCCGGATGCGGTACCGGGGGCATTCAGAAGTGCAGCGGCCGGAGATTCTGCGGGCATCGGTGCCATTCCGTTCAGGACTTTCATTACCGACCCGGCGCTGCTGCAACTGATCGATACGGCATTAATTAAAAACTACGACATGCAAATCGCGTTACAAAACATCGATGCCGCCGAAGTGCTGTTCAAACAGGCCAGGCAGGGCTACCTGCCGGAGCTGAAAGCGCAGCTGACTGCCAATACCAGCCGCCCTTCCGACAATAGTCTGAATGGTTTTACCCTGAACCAGTTCCTGGGCACTTCGCACATCGAGGATTACAGCACCGGGATGACGGCAGTTTGGGAAGCCGATATCTGGGGCAAGATCCGCAGCCGCAAAGCTGCCGCGCTGGCGGGCTTTCTGCAAACCGCAGAAGCGCGCAAAGCGCTGCAAACGCAGCTGGTAGCGCAGGTCGCGCAGGGTTATTACAATGTTTTAATGCTGGATGCGCAGCTGGAAGTCGCCCGGAAGAACCTGATGCTCAACGACAGTACGCTGCGCACTATACAATTGCAAGCGGTAGCCGGGCAGGTCACTTCACTGGCGGTCCAGCAAGCCGAGGCGCAGCGGCTCACTGCTTCCCAGCTCATTCCGCAGCTGGAAGAGCAGGCCACATTGCAGGAAAATGCATTGCATGTGCTGATCGGGAAAATGCCGCAGGCGATCAACCGCAAAAGCCGTTTGCAAGCATTGACGATCCCGGAAGAACTGCATGCAGGTTTTCCATCTGCATTGCTCAGCCGTCGGTCCGATATTAAAAGCGCTGAGCTGGCTTTGAATGCGGCTAATGCCAAAGTGGGCGAGGCGCAGGCGAGTTTTTATCCTTCATTGGTGATCACAGCTGGCGGCGGCATCAATGCATTGAAAGCCAGCAACTGGTTCAATATTCCCGCATCGCTCTTCGGACTGGTCGCGGGCAGCATTACCCAGCCTGTTTTTCAGCGTGGACAATTAAAAGCGAACCTTGAAATAGCCAAAATAGAACGTGAAAAAACAGTGATTGCATTCCGGCAATCGGTTCTCCGGGCAGTAGGCGAAGTGTCGGACGAACTGACCAAAGTGGAAAAGCTGAAAGCGCAATACCGCGCAGCCGCAGAACGGACGCGCGTGCTGGAAACTGCTTCGCGCAATGCGAACCTGCCCTTCAACCGTGGGATGGCCAATTACTTGGAAGTCATTACGGCGCAAGGCAACCTGCTGCAAAGTGAGCTGCAACCGGCTACCATTAAAACCCGGCAGTTGAATGCGGTGGTCGGGCTGTACCGGTCGCTGGGGGGTGGGTGGAAGTGA
- a CDS encoding pyridoxamine 5'-phosphate oxidase family protein, protein MQRAWAAQIASRNGRLIADKVPSGALKFVDKQPFVLAASLDPEQNIWVSMLAGQPGFMQAESPQAVQLNTEHLVSAENDIFWSNVVGHPGVGLLFIELATRRRLKVNGPVSFAPDGTGLQVQVQECFPLCPRYIQRREVAVTAATRQANAATETGGHFTDALQSWITSADTLFVGSGHDDDHIDVGHRGGNPGFVQILDERTLRIPDYNGNSMFNSLGNFTINPRAALLFVDFKSGETLQLTGHAELDFTGPDEDDTTGGTGRYWQFHLHSWRRQASLAGLNWTFLDYSPFNV, encoded by the coding sequence ATGCAAAGAGCGTGGGCAGCGCAGATCGCCAGTCGGAACGGCCGGCTCATCGCAGACAAGGTTCCCAGCGGCGCATTGAAATTTGTCGATAAACAGCCATTCGTGCTGGCCGCGAGCCTGGATCCGGAGCAAAACATATGGGTATCGATGCTGGCAGGCCAGCCCGGTTTTATGCAGGCCGAATCGCCGCAAGCGGTGCAGCTGAATACGGAGCATCTGGTGTCGGCTGAGAATGATATTTTCTGGTCCAATGTGGTGGGGCACCCTGGTGTCGGCCTGCTGTTCATCGAGCTGGCCACGCGCAGGCGGTTGAAAGTGAACGGCCCGGTAAGCTTTGCGCCGGACGGCACGGGCTTGCAGGTACAGGTGCAGGAATGCTTTCCGCTCTGCCCGCGCTACATTCAGCGGCGCGAAGTGGCAGTGACCGCAGCCACACGGCAGGCCAATGCAGCCACCGAAACCGGCGGGCATTTCACCGACGCATTGCAAAGCTGGATTACCAGCGCCGACACCCTGTTTGTCGGCAGCGGCCACGACGACGACCACATCGATGTCGGTCACCGGGGCGGCAACCCGGGTTTTGTACAAATCCTCGACGAGCGCACGCTCCGCATCCCCGATTACAACGGCAACAGCATGTTCAATTCGCTCGGCAATTTCACGATCAATCCCCGCGCCGCGTTGCTTTTCGTAGATTTCAAATCCGGCGAAACCCTGCAACTTACCGGCCATGCCGAACTGGACTTTACCGGGCCCGACGAAGACGACACCACAGGCGGTACCGGTCGCTACTGGCAGTTTCATTTACACAGCTGGCGAAGGCAGGCAAGCCTGGCCGGACTCAACTGGACCTTTCTGGATTATTCCCCATTTAACGTTTAG
- a CDS encoding 2Fe-2S iron-sulfur cluster-binding protein, translated as MFKPVQVIDKVQESQTIWSFYLKPADGDRLAHYLPGQHIIVRLQIPGQAGPVQRSYTLSGVPGQNLYRITVKREGTPDQPGIASSFLHDHVDIGDTIWISEPLGGFALQKDSRRPVVLLSAGVGITPMLSMLEAIAEEPDPRQVWFVHGSRNAGEQPMLAWLRSLARTQAHIRVSIHHSQPSPFEIIRVDYDALGRIHLDFLKQNSSPTHSDFYICGPASFVKTLADGLRSLGIADSRLSCTYFSGNDNTVLPDQQTAPIFIEEDLAGAVPTISLTQSGRLFSWADGDGNLLNLLEKHDIYPPSSCTEGTCMSCSTRMISGTVTYDPEPFGDPFEGEILLCCARPETDITLDL; from the coding sequence ATGTTCAAGCCCGTTCAGGTCATCGATAAAGTTCAGGAAAGCCAGACGATCTGGTCATTTTACCTCAAACCCGCCGATGGCGATCGCCTTGCGCATTATCTGCCGGGGCAGCACATTATCGTCCGGCTGCAAATACCCGGGCAAGCCGGGCCGGTTCAACGTTCTTACACCTTATCAGGCGTGCCTGGCCAGAACCTTTACCGCATTACCGTAAAGCGCGAGGGCACACCGGATCAGCCCGGTATTGCATCGTCGTTCTTGCATGATCATGTTGATATTGGCGATACAATCTGGATCAGCGAACCTCTTGGCGGGTTTGCATTACAAAAAGACTCACGACGGCCGGTCGTGCTTCTCAGCGCCGGTGTAGGCATTACGCCTATGCTCAGCATGCTCGAAGCCATTGCCGAAGAGCCCGATCCCCGGCAGGTTTGGTTTGTGCACGGAAGCAGGAATGCGGGCGAGCAGCCGATGCTCGCGTGGCTGCGATCGCTGGCCCGCACGCAGGCGCACATACGGGTGTCGATCCACCATAGCCAGCCTTCGCCGTTCGAAATCATTCGGGTTGACTATGATGCGTTGGGTCGGATACACCTGGATTTTCTCAAACAAAATTCATCCCCTACCCATAGTGACTTTTACATTTGCGGCCCGGCATCTTTTGTCAAAACACTTGCTGATGGACTTCGATCGCTAGGCATTGCTGACTCCAGGTTGTCTTGTACTTATTTTAGTGGAAATGACAACACTGTTTTACCAGATCAGCAAACAGCGCCGATTTTTATCGAAGAAGACCTGGCCGGTGCGGTCCCGACAATCTCACTCACGCAATCTGGCCGGTTATTTTCCTGGGCCGATGGAGACGGAAACCTGCTGAATTTGCTCGAAAAACACGACATTTACCCACCAAGCAGTTGCACGGAAGGTACTTGCATGAGTTGCAGCACGAGGATGATTTCGGGAACAGTAACCTACGACCCGGAACCATTCGGCGACCCGTTCGAGGGTGAAATACTGCTTTGCTGCGCACGGCCCGAAACCGATATCACGCTTGATTTATAG
- a CDS encoding nucleoside deaminase: MDEHHKFLQRCHELALQAGRSGNTPVGAVIVREGVIVGEGIEATRPDNDITRHAEVEAIRDALNRLGTDKLTGCAMYTTHEPCILCSYAIRHYQISWVGFEHAVPAVGGVSSPWPILTAADIQIWTPPPMIVTFESPHDA; encoded by the coding sequence ATGGACGAACACCATAAATTTTTGCAACGCTGCCACGAGCTGGCATTGCAGGCAGGCCGCTCGGGCAACACGCCAGTTGGCGCTGTCATCGTACGCGAAGGCGTCATCGTAGGTGAGGGCATCGAAGCCACGCGCCCCGACAACGACATCACCCGACATGCCGAAGTGGAAGCTATTCGAGATGCATTGAATCGCCTGGGGACAGACAAACTTACCGGCTGCGCGATGTATACCACCCACGAGCCTTGCATCCTCTGCTCGTACGCCATCCGGCATTATCAAATCAGCTGGGTAGGTTTCGAGCATGCCGTGCCGGCGGTCGGCGGCGTCAGTTCACCCTGGCCGATTCTGACGGCAGCTGATATACAGATTTGGACGCCGCCACCTATGATAGTGACGTTTGAATCGCCGCATGATGCCTGA
- a CDS encoding T9SS type A sorting domain-containing protein, protein MLRSVLTADQNPIMAFPNPTNSFTRIELVTPPVDGKVWLVNTAGQKLLEFSVKDRTVDIDLGRVASGTYLLTTSDGRAVKVVKQ, encoded by the coding sequence ATGCTCCGCAGCGTGCTCACGGCAGATCAAAACCCGATTATGGCCTTCCCAAACCCTACAAACAGCTTCACCCGCATCGAACTGGTGACGCCGCCGGTCGATGGGAAGGTCTGGCTCGTGAATACGGCAGGGCAGAAACTTCTTGAATTTTCAGTGAAAGACAGGACAGTCGACATTGACCTGGGCAGGGTTGCTTCCGGCACCTATCTGCTCACGACCAGCGATGGACGGGCGGTCAAGGTTGTCAAGCAATAG
- a CDS encoding right-handed parallel beta-helix repeat-containing protein: MKKKLLTFLLPFCLDISSSDAFSQARRFVKPSSSGEADGSSWENASDDLQAMIDAEGTEEVWVASGTYRPVRPLDNTTLYQPLNRKNAFVMRPNVRIYGGFAGTETTLDARNAGTRSTLSGDMGIDDFVVDGVSKTIRGTNSYHVVVSVNDVGSALLDGFIITGGNADSDAIINVDGWNVRSSEGGGFYVGQSSPTLSNLVVRNNHSTGLGAGGSVYWYSQANITRSSFLDNTTESSGGGLSISDSEVTLTHCEFKGNTAVRDNGGGIAVWSSLGKISNTLITGNTASNGGGMYFYRSSTEVVNTTISGNTGLGRAGIYSFGEPVARFKTASFGGTATMRLAACPNLRTH, translated from the coding sequence ATGAAGAAAAAATTACTAACATTTCTTTTGCCGTTTTGCTTAGACATTTCGTCAAGCGACGCTTTTTCGCAGGCGCGCCGATTTGTAAAACCATCTTCCTCCGGGGAGGCCGACGGCAGCTCGTGGGAGAATGCCAGCGACGATTTGCAAGCTATGATCGACGCCGAGGGAACGGAGGAGGTTTGGGTGGCATCAGGAACTTACCGGCCCGTCAGGCCATTGGACAACACCACCCTTTATCAGCCGCTTAACCGGAAAAATGCCTTTGTAATGCGCCCCAATGTGCGCATATACGGCGGTTTTGCAGGAACGGAGACGACGCTTGATGCAAGGAACGCTGGTACGCGTTCCACCCTCAGCGGTGACATGGGCATTGATGATTTTGTTGTCGACGGCGTCAGTAAAACGATCAGGGGCACGAATTCCTATCACGTGGTGGTCAGTGTCAATGACGTCGGCAGCGCGCTGCTTGATGGGTTCATTATTACCGGCGGAAATGCCGATTCGGATGCGATTATTAATGTGGACGGCTGGAATGTGCGAAGCTCTGAAGGCGGCGGCTTTTATGTGGGCCAATCATCGCCCACGCTGTCAAACCTGGTCGTCCGCAATAACCATTCAACCGGCCTCGGCGCAGGCGGCTCCGTTTACTGGTACTCTCAGGCAAATATCACGCGCTCATCATTTCTCGACAACACCACAGAATCCAGCGGCGGCGGGCTCTCAATTTCGGACTCAGAGGTGACCCTTACGCATTGCGAATTTAAAGGCAACACGGCAGTGAGGGACAACGGGGGCGGAATCGCCGTTTGGAGCTCGCTCGGGAAGATTAGCAATACGCTGATCACCGGCAATACGGCCTCGAATGGTGGCGGAATGTATTTTTATCGGTCGTCCACGGAAGTTGTGAACACCACGATCAGCGGGAACACCGGGCTTGGAAGGGCAGGGATCTATTCCTTCGGCGAGCCGGTGGCCAGATTTAAAACAGCATCATTTGGGGGAACAGCGACAATGCGACTGGCGGCTTGCCCGAATTTGCGCACTCATTAG